A genome region from Planctomycetota bacterium includes the following:
- a CDS encoding efflux RND transporter permease subunit, protein MATWLIDWSLRHRPHVLVCAALLVLAGVWAGRRLNFDAFPDTTPVQVQINTSISSLVPEEIERQVTIPIEQAIAGLPGLEQVRSISQFGLSQVVATFSDRTGIYFARQLIAERLQTVELPPGIERPKMGPVSTGLGEVFHYLLVPRETDPAGKALTNVRTYQDWVLKPALRPTRGTAEINSWGGLEKQYQIRIDPNRLIRHELSFEEVVDAVMNNNLSVGGGNIERDRSGEMLLLHGMGRTIDVNQIGNIVITAKEGVPIRVSNVADVVIGHELRRGMVTAAGRGEVVLGLGFMLLGENSDAVTRRLRAKVEEYRSRLPANIDLLVVYDRSELVDQVINTVRLNLLDGATLVVLVLLLFLGNLRAGAIVAAAIPLALLFAFPNMLWSGIAGSLLSLGAIDFGIVVDSSVIVIENIARHLAAHPDDARQPACRLQLIRRAAIEVRQPAVFGQLIIIIVYLPILTLEGIEGKMFRPMACTVIFMLVGSLLISLTVIPVLASFFLPRVMSHREPWLVRLAQSIYQPVLAGVLRARWLVAGAAALVLAIVAVLALQMGTEFVPRLSEGAIVVGVIRPAGTDLDESRRLNTLTERLLLAEFPDEIRYVWSRAGGPEVATDPGGVESTDVFITLTPRDRWRRARTQGELVEQMAAAIGDLPGQTTWFTQPIEQRLNEMVSGVRSDIALKLFGDDLETLVDRAAVLEQLLRTVPGSADVAVEQVFGQPVLQVKIDQDAIARYGVPASTVLELVEAVGGKPVGQIVEGTLRFPLAIRLPDAYRQRPETIDRMLVPTALGERIPLSRLADVSVQAGPRVISHQWGQRCITVQCNVRGRDVGSFVAEAQELLDERFELPSGSYRLEWGGQFENMRQATERLTVVVPLALALIVLLLYLTYRNVVDTLLVATSVPMACVGGILALEWRDLPLSLPAAVGFITLAGVSVLNNMVFSTQVRHLQAHGLELWQAIRQTGLTRLRAVMMTAVVACAGFMPMALSQAVGAEVQRPLATVVIGGVLSSTLMELLLMPVLYSFFGRWRHHPPTVTSN, encoded by the coding sequence ATGGCAACCTGGCTCATCGACTGGTCGCTGCGACATCGCCCGCACGTGTTGGTGTGCGCCGCGCTGTTGGTGCTGGCCGGAGTCTGGGCCGGACGTCGGCTGAACTTTGACGCTTTTCCCGACACCACGCCCGTCCAGGTACAGATCAACACTTCGATTTCATCCCTCGTGCCCGAGGAAATCGAGCGGCAGGTCACGATTCCGATCGAGCAAGCGATCGCCGGGTTGCCGGGCTTGGAGCAGGTGCGGAGCATTTCGCAGTTCGGGCTGTCGCAGGTCGTGGCGACGTTCTCGGATCGGACTGGGATTTACTTTGCGCGGCAACTGATCGCCGAGCGTCTGCAAACCGTGGAACTTCCGCCGGGCATCGAACGCCCGAAGATGGGGCCGGTTTCGACGGGGCTGGGTGAGGTGTTTCATTACTTGCTCGTGCCGCGCGAGACTGACCCGGCGGGCAAGGCGCTGACCAACGTGCGCACCTATCAAGACTGGGTGCTGAAGCCGGCCTTGCGCCCCACGCGCGGCACCGCCGAGATCAACTCGTGGGGGGGCCTCGAAAAGCAGTACCAGATTCGCATCGACCCCAATCGGCTGATTCGCCACGAGTTGTCGTTCGAGGAAGTCGTCGACGCGGTGATGAACAACAATCTCAGTGTCGGCGGCGGCAATATCGAGCGCGATCGCAGCGGCGAAATGCTGCTCCTGCATGGCATGGGGCGGACGATCGATGTCAATCAGATTGGCAATATCGTCATCACCGCCAAGGAAGGGGTTCCTATCCGCGTCAGCAACGTCGCCGACGTGGTGATCGGCCATGAGCTGCGCCGCGGGATGGTGACGGCCGCCGGGCGGGGCGAAGTGGTGCTCGGGCTGGGCTTCATGCTACTGGGCGAAAACAGCGACGCCGTGACACGCCGCCTACGGGCGAAAGTCGAAGAGTACCGCAGCCGGCTACCAGCGAACATCGACCTACTGGTTGTTTATGACCGCAGCGAGCTGGTTGACCAGGTGATCAACACCGTTCGGCTCAACTTGCTCGACGGGGCGACGCTGGTCGTGCTGGTGCTATTGCTGTTCCTGGGGAACCTGCGAGCCGGAGCGATCGTGGCGGCCGCCATTCCGTTGGCCCTGCTGTTTGCCTTTCCCAACATGCTCTGGTCGGGCATCGCGGGAAGTCTGTTGTCGCTGGGCGCGATCGACTTCGGCATTGTCGTCGATAGTTCGGTGATCGTGATCGAGAATATCGCCCGACACCTGGCCGCTCATCCAGACGACGCGCGTCAGCCGGCTTGTCGTCTGCAACTGATTCGCCGCGCCGCGATCGAGGTGCGCCAGCCGGCCGTATTTGGCCAATTGATCATCATTATCGTCTACCTGCCGATCCTGACCCTGGAGGGGATCGAAGGAAAGATGTTCCGGCCGATGGCGTGTACCGTGATCTTCATGCTGGTCGGTTCGCTGCTGATCTCGCTGACGGTGATTCCCGTGTTGGCCAGTTTTTTCCTGCCCAGGGTGATGAGTCATCGCGAGCCGTGGTTGGTCCGCCTGGCCCAGAGCATCTATCAACCGGTGCTGGCCGGCGTGCTCCGCGCGCGTTGGTTGGTGGCGGGCGCGGCGGCTCTGGTCTTGGCGATCGTCGCTGTGCTGGCGTTGCAGATGGGGACCGAGTTCGTGCCGCGACTTTCCGAAGGCGCCATCGTCGTCGGCGTGATTCGCCCGGCGGGGACCGATCTCGACGAGTCACGCCGCTTGAATACCCTGACCGAGCGTTTGTTGCTGGCTGAGTTTCCCGACGAGATACGCTACGTGTGGAGCCGCGCCGGCGGACCCGAGGTGGCGACCGATCCTGGCGGCGTGGAATCGACCGATGTGTTCATCACCTTGACCCCGCGCGACCGGTGGCGCCGCGCCCGCACGCAAGGCGAGCTAGTCGAGCAGATGGCCGCGGCGATCGGCGACTTGCCTGGTCAGACCACCTGGTTCACGCAACCGATCGAGCAGCGCTTGAATGAAATGGTGTCGGGCGTCCGCTCGGACATCGCGTTGAAATTGTTCGGCGACGATCTCGAAACGCTGGTCGATCGGGCAGCGGTGCTGGAACAATTGTTGCGCACCGTGCCGGGCAGCGCCGACGTGGCCGTCGAACAAGTCTTTGGCCAGCCCGTGTTGCAGGTGAAGATCGACCAGGACGCCATCGCTCGCTACGGCGTGCCGGCCAGCACGGTGTTGGAACTGGTCGAGGCGGTTGGCGGCAAGCCGGTCGGTCAGATCGTCGAGGGGACGCTTCGGTTTCCCTTGGCGATTCGTTTGCCCGACGCCTATCGGCAGCGGCCCGAGACGATCGACCGCATGCTGGTGCCGACAGCGCTGGGCGAGCGGATTCCGCTGTCGCGGCTAGCCGATGTCAGCGTGCAAGCCGGCCCGCGCGTGATTTCGCATCAATGGGGCCAGCGCTGCATCACGGTCCAATGCAACGTCCGCGGCCGTGACGTCGGCAGCTTTGTGGCCGAGGCGCAGGAACTGCTCGACGAGCGATTTGAGCTTCCCTCAGGCAGCTATCGCCTGGAATGGGGTGGCCAGTTTGAAAACATGCGCCAGGCAACCGAGCGCTTGACCGTGGTGGTTCCGCTGGCCCTGGCGTTGATCGTGCTGCTGCTGTATCTGACGTATCGCAATGTCGTCGATACGCTGCTAGTGGCCACGAGCGTGCCGATGGCCTGTGTCGGAGGAATCCTAGCGCTTGAGTGGCGCGACTTACCGTTGTCGCTTCCGGCCGCCGTGGGGTTCATCACCCTGGCGGGCGTGTCGGTGTTGAACAACATGGTCTTCTCGACACAGGTGCGACATTTGCAGGCTCATGGCCTCGAGCTTTGGCAAGCGATTCGCCAGACCGGGCTAACGCGACTCCGGGCGGTGATGATGACGGCCGTTGTGGCGTGCGCCGGGTTCATGCCGATGGCGTTAAGCCAAGCTGTCGGCGCCGAAGTGCAACGCCCCTTGGCCACGGTGGTGATCGGGGGCGTGCTGTCGAGCACGCTGATGGAGTTGCTGCTGATGCCGGTGCTCTACTCGTTCTTCGGCCGTTGGCGGCATCATCCGCCGACCGTGACGAGCAATTGA
- a CDS encoding tetratricopeptide repeat protein: MGCPLTRFVPLLVLLAAVAACYAQVGELGFTNWDDDQYLAERPQVRTGLSLANARWAFTATHVGNWHPLTTLSHQLDCSLFGLEPRGPHVENALLHFVVCWLLFSFWHRATGQTWRALAVALLFAVHPLHVESVAWVSERKNLLCALFWLLTMHAWLGYASHGGMFRDALVAICCALALLAKPMAVTLPVALMLVDWWPFRHASNLRTALRGKCLLLALAIAAAVMTLLAQARFGAVQTAELVPWNLRAVNAARSYGIYLWQFLWPRELSCMYPLPGGGDESFALDATWLWQGLASLAVVATFTLVLCFKRRALPAAWMGWGWYLVTLLPVIGLVQVGEQAHADRYMYLPMIGLLVAVVWTWNDWLPRWLASAAMRNGINTTLLVALSAGCIWLTRAQVPVWQDSHTLFTHALAVGRQTDAALFNLGLHEDRLGDWDDAEQFYLRSLKLNPRHTRAMNNLGGIELRRNRPAEALAWFDRAVAAGVEHPLLYINRGEALTRLERWPEAVTDLARAVKASPHDVRALHLLGRSRAAVGQLAAALDALNRAVAEGNPTPELLNDRGAVELTLGHTLAAAQDFRAALTAQPENTGILVNLAEVMTRQGNRNAATAMLEKRRDQLPNDSPQRAAIDAAIARLREAK, from the coding sequence ATGGGGTGTCCCCTGACGCGCTTTGTCCCATTGCTGGTGTTGCTCGCGGCAGTCGCGGCCTGTTATGCCCAAGTCGGCGAACTCGGGTTCACCAATTGGGATGATGACCAATACCTCGCCGAACGTCCCCAAGTACGCACGGGGCTGTCGCTGGCCAACGCGCGCTGGGCCTTCACCGCCACCCACGTCGGCAACTGGCATCCGCTGACGACCCTTTCGCACCAATTGGACTGCTCGCTGTTCGGCTTGGAGCCGCGTGGGCCGCACGTCGAGAACGCGCTCCTGCACTTCGTCGTTTGCTGGCTGCTGTTCAGCTTCTGGCACCGCGCCACCGGCCAGACCTGGCGGGCCTTGGCCGTGGCCTTGCTGTTCGCGGTTCATCCCCTGCACGTCGAGAGCGTGGCTTGGGTGTCCGAGCGCAAGAATCTGCTCTGCGCGTTGTTTTGGCTGCTGACGATGCACGCCTGGCTGGGTTACGCTTCGCACGGCGGGATGTTCCGCGATGCGCTTGTGGCGATTTGCTGCGCGCTGGCGCTGTTGGCCAAGCCGATGGCGGTGACGCTGCCCGTCGCCTTGATGCTCGTTGACTGGTGGCCGTTCCGGCACGCATCTAATTTGCGAACAGCGCTGCGCGGCAAGTGTTTGTTGCTTGCCCTGGCGATTGCCGCGGCGGTGATGACGCTGCTGGCCCAGGCGCGCTTTGGCGCGGTTCAGACCGCCGAACTGGTTCCCTGGAACTTGCGCGCGGTCAATGCCGCCCGGTCTTACGGCATTTATCTGTGGCAGTTTCTATGGCCGCGCGAACTGTCGTGCATGTACCCCCTGCCCGGTGGTGGCGACGAGTCGTTCGCGCTCGATGCAACCTGGCTCTGGCAAGGGCTTGCATCGCTGGCGGTCGTGGCGACATTCACGCTCGTGTTGTGCTTCAAGCGACGTGCTCTTCCTGCCGCGTGGATGGGCTGGGGCTGGTACTTGGTTACGTTGCTTCCGGTGATCGGACTGGTGCAAGTCGGCGAACAGGCCCACGCCGATCGATATATGTACCTACCGATGATTGGCCTGTTGGTCGCGGTGGTCTGGACCTGGAACGATTGGCTGCCGCGCTGGCTTGCATCGGCCGCGATGCGCAACGGCATCAACACAACATTGCTGGTCGCGTTATCGGCCGGCTGCATCTGGCTCACGCGAGCCCAGGTGCCGGTCTGGCAAGATTCGCACACACTATTTACCCACGCACTCGCCGTTGGCCGCCAGACCGACGCGGCGCTGTTCAACCTGGGTTTGCACGAAGATCGGCTCGGCGACTGGGACGACGCCGAACAGTTCTACCTGCGTTCACTGAAGCTGAATCCACGGCACACCCGGGCGATGAACAACCTGGGGGGCATCGAGCTGCGCCGGAACCGGCCGGCCGAAGCGCTCGCCTGGTTCGACCGTGCCGTGGCGGCGGGCGTGGAACATCCGCTGCTGTATATCAACCGGGGCGAGGCGCTGACGCGACTCGAACGCTGGCCCGAAGCGGTCACCGATCTGGCCCGCGCCGTGAAGGCGTCGCCGCACGACGTTCGGGCGTTGCACCTCTTGGGGCGCTCGCGAGCGGCCGTCGGTCAACTGGCGGCGGCGCTCGACGCGCTGAACCGCGCCGTGGCCGAGGGAAATCCAACGCCCGAACTGCTCAACGATCGTGGCGCGGTCGAACTGACGCTGGGTCACACCCTCGCGGCCGCGCAAGACTTCCGCGCGGCATTAACCGCTCAGCCGGAAAACACCGGCATCCTCGTTAACCTGGCCGAAGTGATGACGCGCCAGGGAAACCGCAACGCGGCGACTGCTATGCTTGAAAAGCGCCGCGACCAACTGCCGAACGACTCGCCTCAACGTGCAGCGATCGACGCCGCGATTGCTCGTTTGCGCGAGGCAAAGTGA
- a CDS encoding tetratricopeptide repeat protein gives MTSRVVTRRTWLHAAQSIGLLVLAVAVVYGRAVTFDFVDWDDQRHLVENRAINPASWSGLSQVWSTPYDHLYIPLSYTWFALQAWVSQLFLGPRQLSPALFHAVSVLLHLACTLLAWRLIRSLVRDEISALFGVLLFAVHPLQAESVAWVSEQRGLLSAALALAAINVYLSVWSTAVNSSAPTATAWRWDRYLLATLLFVTSLLAKPSAAVVPVLVLIVAVGWLELPWRRAMKSLTPWLALSVAALLLTKRLQGNDELTFVPSLFLRPFVAGDALAFYLAKLVWPVELGFDYGRRPQDVLEAGQAYITWLLPVLVTLVALLPASRRTWLVAWGWLIVALAPVLGLVPFVYQEVSTVADRYMYLPMVGVALALAAALKRASGGLAMAIAGAGLGVLALLSFEQAAFWTDSPALFNHGLEVNPRSFTAQYNLGAAELRSRDFAAADERLRACLAINPDYALAHNALGVSLAERGRWAEAEIEYRAALKLDDQYVNAHGNLANALQTLGNSPGAIGEYRRALEIDPSQATIRGNFALLLIALGRMAEGTQQLEEAVAGKPDSLVPYRTLAHLHESQERWAAAEALWREVLGREPNDIEAQCSLGLSLARQERRDEAIAVWRKALAQLRDDAPESEVIRAYFRQWGVP, from the coding sequence GTGACTTCTCGCGTTGTGACCCGCCGCACGTGGCTGCATGCCGCCCAGTCGATCGGCCTGCTCGTGTTGGCCGTGGCGGTCGTGTACGGACGCGCGGTCACTTTTGACTTTGTCGATTGGGACGACCAGCGGCACCTTGTCGAGAATCGCGCGATCAATCCGGCCAGTTGGTCGGGTCTGTCACAAGTCTGGTCGACGCCGTACGACCATCTTTACATTCCGCTCAGCTACACCTGGTTCGCCTTGCAAGCCTGGGTGTCGCAGCTTTTTCTGGGGCCGCGTCAGCTTTCGCCGGCGCTGTTTCACGCCGTCAGCGTGCTGCTGCACCTGGCTTGTACGCTGCTGGCGTGGCGGCTAATTCGCTCGTTGGTGCGCGATGAGATCAGCGCCTTGTTCGGCGTGTTGCTGTTCGCCGTTCATCCTTTGCAGGCCGAATCGGTCGCCTGGGTCAGCGAGCAGCGCGGGTTGTTGAGTGCCGCATTGGCGCTGGCCGCGATCAACGTGTACTTGTCAGTGTGGTCCACGGCAGTGAATTCATCGGCGCCAACCGCCACGGCTTGGCGCTGGGATCGCTACTTGCTGGCGACACTGCTTTTTGTCACCAGCTTGCTGGCCAAGCCGAGCGCGGCCGTCGTGCCGGTGCTCGTATTGATCGTGGCCGTTGGCTGGCTCGAATTGCCCTGGCGGCGGGCCATGAAGTCACTGACGCCTTGGCTGGCGCTCTCGGTCGCGGCACTGCTGCTGACCAAGCGACTGCAAGGAAATGACGAGCTGACGTTTGTTCCCTCGCTGTTCTTGCGACCTTTCGTGGCCGGTGACGCGCTGGCGTTCTACTTGGCCAAGCTCGTCTGGCCGGTTGAGTTGGGCTTTGACTACGGCCGGCGTCCACAGGACGTGCTCGAAGCGGGCCAGGCCTACATCACTTGGCTGCTGCCGGTGTTGGTCACGCTCGTGGCGCTGCTGCCCGCGTCGCGGCGAACCTGGCTGGTCGCGTGGGGCTGGCTGATCGTAGCCCTCGCGCCGGTGCTGGGGCTGGTTCCGTTCGTCTACCAGGAAGTCTCCACGGTCGCAGATCGGTACATGTACTTGCCGATGGTTGGCGTGGCGCTCGCGCTGGCGGCGGCGCTCAAGCGCGCCAGTGGAGGCCTCGCGATGGCCATTGCCGGCGCGGGGCTGGGCGTGTTGGCGCTGTTGAGCTTTGAACAGGCCGCCTTCTGGACCGACAGCCCGGCGTTATTCAATCACGGGCTCGAAGTGAACCCGCGGAGTTTCACGGCGCAATACAATCTGGGGGCGGCCGAGTTGCGTAGCCGGGACTTTGCCGCGGCCGACGAGCGATTACGCGCGTGCCTGGCGATCAACCCGGACTATGCGCTGGCGCATAACGCGCTGGGCGTGTCGCTGGCCGAGCGCGGCCGCTGGGCCGAGGCCGAGATCGAATACCGCGCCGCCCTGAAGCTGGACGACCAGTACGTCAACGCGCACGGCAATCTGGCCAACGCCCTGCAAACGCTCGGCAATTCCCCCGGCGCCATCGGCGAGTACCGCCGCGCCTTGGAAATCGACCCGAGCCAGGCGACCATTCGCGGCAACTTTGCGTTGTTGCTAATCGCGCTGGGACGCATGGCCGAAGGAACACAGCAACTCGAAGAGGCCGTCGCCGGCAAGCCCGATTCGTTGGTCCCCTATCGCACGCTCGCGCACTTGCATGAGAGCCAAGAACGCTGGGCCGCGGCCGAGGCGTTGTGGCGCGAGGTACTGGGCCGCGAGCCGAACGACATCGAGGCGCAGTGCAGCCTGGGCCTTTCGCTCGCGCGGCAAGAGCGGCGAGACGAAGCGATAGCCGTCTGGCGAAAAGCACTGGCCCAGTTGCGCGACGATGCGCCCGAGAGCGAAGTGATTCGCGCCTACTTTCGTCAATGGGGTGTCCCCTGA
- a CDS encoding efflux RND transporter periplasmic adaptor subunit, which produces MAQPVQPAPVAWRAEIANQAMPLAAKAREVGDDSKPRELSAIPNPGTIDLRNSATVAKAGIELATVEQQPMEQHLVANAVVEYDQNRLAQLSVRTPGTVWRIEKQIGQPIREGDVLAVIEAVDIGKAKADFLQAIVAEELAAKTLERLQQVADSVPDRQVREAAAAAREAHITLHNKQQTLINLGLPIRLIDFANLSDDERVRRLHFLGLPPALTKTLDPEVATANLVALRAPFDGVVIGRGIALGEVVSPNQTQFTIADISRMWIKLDVRQEDAMLVRVGQRVAFHDDSSADVVVGTIDWISTAIDPQTRTLEVRAEVDNPMVPGTLAGNAPQRALRANSFGSGRILVRETQTAFVVPSAAVQTVGEQHVVFVSHGDVEFRPQMVELGVIGPEVTEVRSGLAAGQTIAARGSHVLKAELTRRRLSIHVPAEPVLAAP; this is translated from the coding sequence GTGGCACAACCGGTACAACCTGCGCCGGTGGCCTGGCGAGCCGAGATCGCCAATCAAGCGATGCCGCTCGCCGCCAAGGCGCGTGAAGTCGGCGATGATTCGAAGCCGCGCGAGCTATCGGCGATTCCCAATCCGGGCACGATCGATCTGCGCAACTCGGCTACGGTTGCCAAGGCGGGCATTGAGTTGGCCACGGTTGAGCAACAGCCGATGGAGCAGCATCTCGTGGCCAATGCGGTCGTCGAATACGACCAAAATCGCCTGGCCCAGCTTTCGGTTCGCACGCCGGGGACGGTCTGGCGAATCGAAAAGCAAATCGGCCAGCCGATTCGCGAAGGTGACGTGCTGGCCGTGATCGAAGCGGTCGACATCGGTAAAGCCAAGGCCGACTTCCTGCAAGCGATCGTTGCCGAAGAACTGGCCGCCAAGACTCTCGAACGGCTGCAACAGGTGGCCGACTCGGTCCCTGACCGGCAAGTGCGCGAAGCGGCGGCCGCCGCGCGTGAAGCCCATATCACGCTGCACAACAAGCAGCAAACGCTGATCAATCTGGGTCTGCCAATTCGTCTGATCGACTTTGCCAATTTGTCCGACGACGAGCGCGTGCGCCGCTTGCATTTTCTGGGGCTGCCTCCCGCACTGACCAAAACGCTCGATCCCGAGGTGGCCACGGCCAATCTAGTGGCATTGCGAGCTCCGTTCGATGGAGTGGTGATCGGCCGTGGCATCGCGCTGGGCGAGGTCGTGTCGCCGAATCAAACTCAATTCACCATCGCCGACATCAGCCGGATGTGGATCAAGCTCGATGTCCGTCAGGAAGACGCCATGTTGGTTCGCGTGGGTCAGCGCGTGGCGTTCCATGACGACAGCTCGGCCGATGTGGTGGTCGGGACCATCGATTGGATCAGCACCGCGATCGACCCCCAGACGCGAACCCTGGAAGTCCGCGCCGAAGTCGACAATCCGATGGTCCCTGGCACCCTTGCCGGCAACGCGCCGCAACGCGCCTTGCGTGCTAATTCATTCGGCTCGGGTCGCATTCTGGTGCGCGAGACACAGACCGCGTTCGTCGTCCCCAGCGCCGCCGTGCAAACGGTCGGCGAGCAGCACGTCGTGTTCGTCTCCCATGGAGACGTCGAGTTTCGACCCCAGATGGTCGAACTGGGTGTGATTGGCCCCGAGGTCACCGAGGTCCGCTCGGGCCTGGCGGCTGGTCAAACGATTGCCGCGCGCGGCAGCCATGTCTTGAAGGCGGAGCTCACCCGTCGTCGGCTGTCGATTCACGTGCCGGCCGAGCCGGTCTTGGCGGCGCCGTAA
- a CDS encoding MFS transporter, whose translation MGALIPSAAERCLLGRFYLATVVSELAHLAMPFQVLFMVRYLGEMNVGWVLLAERSVGLLAEIPTGALADRFGRKLSVLAGHAIAGLGWLCIPGSTLAPQSYWLPLVCLAFSVVAAGHALTSGAFESWVVDDLRAAGRRDLILSFFGRERSLASTAGVVADVVALYCVSQALFDFRWFFVMTALGEWFALAILATQSEAPFRADHYSSSSATGAQTGKSEWVFDADDPQAEELEELEAELAGAEGGVIETARRGWRNIVQHPSLIALAAILFWSVLTLGSGSEAIQTVFSEAHEAMARPAQNEEHDFALLELGSDVLGMAAPLAAVWLVTRLGTRRVMALGVLLPAMVSLAMYWTGGQIGAVAAAFLITTSMYHVFQTAADEYQHRLLDSTHRATTSSAFNLLTGLAGAFSGALIAGLFHWFSPAVGVACLGVLALPCLVLLLPRWFAQAEVEDVA comes from the coding sequence ATGGGAGCGTTAATCCCGTCGGCGGCCGAGCGCTGCTTGCTCGGAAGATTCTACTTGGCGACGGTCGTTTCAGAACTGGCCCACTTGGCCATGCCGTTCCAGGTGCTGTTCATGGTCCGCTACCTGGGCGAGATGAATGTTGGCTGGGTGTTGCTGGCTGAGCGAAGCGTGGGGCTGCTGGCCGAAATTCCGACCGGTGCGCTGGCCGATCGATTCGGCCGCAAGCTGAGCGTCCTGGCGGGGCACGCCATCGCGGGACTGGGTTGGCTGTGCATTCCGGGCAGCACGCTCGCGCCCCAGAGTTACTGGCTGCCGCTGGTTTGTCTGGCGTTCAGCGTCGTGGCGGCGGGGCACGCGCTGACTTCCGGCGCGTTCGAATCGTGGGTAGTCGACGACTTGCGCGCTGCCGGACGGCGCGATTTGATCTTGAGTTTCTTTGGGCGCGAGCGTTCGCTGGCTTCGACCGCGGGAGTCGTTGCCGACGTCGTGGCGTTGTACTGCGTGTCGCAGGCACTGTTCGACTTTCGCTGGTTCTTCGTGATGACGGCACTGGGCGAGTGGTTCGCGCTGGCGATTCTGGCAACTCAGTCCGAAGCGCCGTTCCGCGCGGACCACTACTCCTCCTCGTCGGCAACGGGGGCCCAAACGGGCAAGAGCGAGTGGGTCTTCGACGCCGATGATCCACAGGCCGAAGAGCTTGAAGAACTCGAAGCCGAGCTTGCCGGCGCGGAAGGGGGCGTCATCGAAACCGCGCGGCGCGGCTGGCGAAACATCGTTCAGCACCCGAGCTTGATCGCGCTGGCCGCGATCCTGTTCTGGTCGGTGCTAACGCTGGGGAGCGGCTCGGAAGCGATCCAAACCGTGTTCAGCGAAGCTCACGAGGCGATGGCCCGACCGGCGCAGAACGAAGAACACGATTTCGCGCTGTTGGAGTTGGGAAGCGACGTGTTGGGCATGGCCGCGCCGTTGGCGGCCGTGTGGCTGGTGACGCGATTGGGAACCCGTCGGGTGATGGCCCTGGGCGTGCTGCTGCCGGCGATGGTCTCGCTGGCTATGTACTGGACTGGCGGCCAGATTGGCGCCGTGGCGGCGGCCTTTTTGATAACGACGTCGATGTACCATGTTTTTCAAACGGCCGCCGACGAGTATCAGCATCGCCTGCTCGACTCGACCCATCGAGCCACCACCTCGTCGGCGTTCAATCTGCTCACCGGGCTGGCAGGGGCATTCTCCGGCGCGCTGATCGCGGGCTTATTTCATTGGTTTTCTCCCGCGGTGGGCGTGGCCTGCTTGGGCGTGTTGGCGTTACCCTGTTTGGTGTTGTTGTTGCCGCGCTGGTTTGCCCAGGCCGAAGTCGAGGATGTCGCATGA